The Chlorobaculum sp. MV4-Y genome contains the following window.
CAGCTCGCCGAATGGCGATGAGCTGCTCGCGCTGCCAACCATGTGCAAAGCGGTGTCGATGACATTCCTGATTTTTTCAGGATCGCGCAGGGTCTGTTCGGCGACCTTGCGGGCGCGCTCGAAAATGCGGCATTCCTTTTTGCTTTTCATGCCGGAGTGGTGCGTATCATACAGGTTTGCGCCGCCGGAGGATCAGCGTTTGCCTGCCTTGAGTAATTTGCGTTTTTCCTCCGCCGTCAGGGAGTCGTAACCCCTGCTCGAAATCTTGTCGAGAATCCGGTCAATCTCGGCTTCGGAGGTATCGTCATCCTTGCCGCCGCCTTGCCAGAGAACCGGCCCTTTCGACTTTTTGGGAAGAGAGACGTTCCGGAACATCCGCTTGATCGTCCATTCATTCCGCCGGATCACGATGTAGATATAGCCGAAGAGCATGCCGCCAAGATGGGCGAAATGGGCGATATCGCTGCCGCTGCCCATCGTCCGGTTGCCAAGGCCCGAAATGAACTCGATCAGGGCGTATCCGGCCACGAAGTACTTGGTCTTGACCGGCAGAAGGAAGTAGAGGTAGATGTAACGGTCGGGAAACATCATGCCGAAGGCGAGCAGCACGCCGAAAATGGCTCCGGATGCGCCAATGGTCGGGTAGGGGCTGCCGTAGGTCGCCACCAGATTGATGAGCGCCGCGCCAATGCCACAGGTGAAATAGAAACTGACGAAGTTTCTGGTTCCCCAATAGTTTTCGATTTCAACTCCGAACATCCAGAGCGCGAACATATTGAAAAAGATGTGCGCGAAGCTGCCGTGCAAAAAGAGATAGGTGATGGGCTGCCAGAGGTGAAAAGAGTACCCGGCAGAATTGTTCGAGCCTATCGGCCAGAGTGCGCCGTAGGTGGTCAGGGCGGAGCCGAACACGCTGTTCTGGAAGAGGAACACAATCACATTGGTGATGATGATCGCCTTGATGGCCGGAGGCATCACCTGGAAGCCGCCGGGCGAGTATGGCTGGTCGTATCGGGTCATTCAGCAGAGTTTGCAATGAGGGCGCTTCTGGAAAACATGCTGACCGGTGTCGAGCCGTTTTTCAGAAGCGCCCATGATTGTTCATACGGTTCGGAAATCGCTTCCGTGACGATCAATGCACGTCAGGGCCTAATCGTTCAGGGCTGCGATGCCCGGAAGCTCCTTGCCTTCGAGGAATTCAAGGCTCGCGCCGCCGCCGGTCGAGACGTGCGTCACCTTGTCGGAGAGGCCCGCCTTGGCGATGGCTGCTGCCGAATCTCCGCCACCGATGATGGTAATCGCGCCATCGGCGGTTGCCTCGGCAAGCGCCTGGGCGACAGCGAAGGTGCCCCTGGCAAACTGGTCGATTTCAAACACACCCATCGGTCCGTTCCAGAGCACGGTCTTCGCGGCAAGAATTTCCTTGCTGTAGGTCTCGATGGTTGCCGGGCCGATGTCGAGGCCAATCATGCCTGCGGAAATGGCGTTGACCGGCTCGACACGAGAAGGCGCGTCGGCGGAAATCTCTCCGGCCACGACCACGTCTTCCGGAAGAAGCAGGCGAACGCCTTTCTCTTTGGCTTTTTCGAGCAGTGCCGTAGCAAGTTCGAGCTTGTTCTCCTCGACAAGCGAGTTGCCGACGTCGAGGCCCTGAGCCTTGAAGAAGGTGAAGACCATCGCGCCGCCGACAAGAACGGTATCGACTTTCTCGAAGAGGCTTTCGAGCACGTCGATCTTGCCTGAAATCTTGGCGCCGCCAAGAATGGCCACGAACGGACGCTGTGCATCGTTGAGCGCCGTGCCGAGGTAGCGCAGCTCTTTTTCGATGAGGTAACCCGCCACCGCAGTCTGCACGTAGTGGGTGATGCCCTCGGTCGAGGCGTGAGCGCGATGGGCCGTGCCGAATGCGTCGTTCACGTAAATTTCGCCCAGCGAAGCGAGCTCCCTGGCGAAGTCCGGATCGTTAGCCTCCTCTTCGGCATGGAAGCGGAGGTTTTCGAGCATGAGCACTTCGCCGTCCTGCAGGGCAAGCACCTGCTGCATCACCTCAGTGCCGATGCAGTCGCCAGCCATCGTCACGGGGCAGTCAAGCAGCTCGGAGAGGCGCTTTGCCGCTGGCGAAAGGGAGAATGCAGGATTGACCTTGCCTTTCGGTCTTCCAAGGTGCGACATCAGAATCAGCCTGCCGCCATTGTCGATGACTTTGCGGATTGAAGGCAGCGCCTCCACGATCCTTTTCTCGTCGGTGATGTTTCTGTCCTGGTCGAGCGGCACGTTGAAATCGACTCGCATCAAGACGCGTTTTCCCTGTAACGATATGTCAGACAATGTCTTTTTCTGCATTTCCCTGTAAGTTGGTTGACGAAATTAAAAGTGTTTGCCTGTGTGAATATACATAATATCCAACATCTGCGGCATACCCGGAGCGATTCGTCACGGCGTGCTGCCACTGGCGTTCTTTTGCTGCTCTTTTCTGGCGGCACGGTAGCGCTGGACGTTCCGGGCATGTTCGGCAAGCGTCGTGGCGAAAGTGTGGCCCCCTTGGCCAGTTGCGACGAAGTACAGGTAACCGGTCTGCGCCGGATTCAGCACCGCGCGAATCGACGCCGCTCCGGGATTGCAGATTGGCCCCGGCGGCAGTCCTGCGTTCCGGTAGGTGTTGTACGGCGAGTCGATAGCGAGATCCTTGTAGTAGAGTGGCCGACTCTCGCCCGGAATGGCGTATTGCACCGTGGGATCGGCCTGCAAGCGCATGTTTTTTTTCAGGCGGTTCAGATAGACGCTGGCGATGACCGGTTTTTCCTCATCAAGTGGCGTCTCGGCTTCGACAATCGATGCCAGTGTGAGCAGACGGGTTTCGTCGAGACCCGCCCTTTTTGCCTCCTGCTTCAGGCTGTCGGTGTAGAATGCCCGGAAGCGGCCCGTGAGAAAAGCGATCACCTCTTTGGGTGTGCTGGCCCAGGCGAAGTTGTACGTGCCGGGAAAAAGATAACCCTCGGTGCTCTCGCCTTTGATGCCCAGCGAGGCGAGCAGGCGCGGATCGCGTGAGGCGGCAATGAATGCGGTCGAGTCGATATCGAGGTTGGCGGCAATGATCCGTGCAATTCTGCTCTGTTCGACGCCATTCGGTATCATGAGCCGCACTTCGTCCTGCGGGCGTGAATGGAGATACCAGAGCAGACCAATGGTAGAGTGGCTCCCGGAGATGGAGTATCTGCCCGGCTTGATCTTGTGCAGCGGCGGGATCAGCGTTCCGGCGGCCAGCAGTGGCCAGCGGAAGCGAACCACCCCGGCTTCGTGCAGCTTTTCGACAATGCGGCGGAATCCTTCCCCCCGGTGGACAGCGATTTTGGCTGGCGCCTTCTGCGGCGACATAGAGTTGATGCCGGGGACAAACAAAAGCGTCACGACTACAGCCACAATGGCCAGCGAGATAACCCTCAGCGCCGTTGAACGAAGGGGGGATTTTCTGGGAGG
Protein-coding sequences here:
- a CDS encoding rhomboid family intramembrane serine protease — protein: MTRYDQPYSPGGFQVMPPAIKAIIITNVIVFLFQNSVFGSALTTYGALWPIGSNNSAGYSFHLWQPITYLFLHGSFAHIFFNMFALWMFGVEIENYWGTRNFVSFYFTCGIGAALINLVATYGSPYPTIGASGAIFGVLLAFGMMFPDRYIYLYFLLPVKTKYFVAGYALIEFISGLGNRTMGSGSDIAHFAHLGGMLFGYIYIVIRRNEWTIKRMFRNVSLPKKSKGPVLWQGGGKDDDTSEAEIDRILDKISSRGYDSLTAEEKRKLLKAGKR
- a CDS encoding phosphoglycerate kinase, whose amino-acid sequence is MQKKTLSDISLQGKRVLMRVDFNVPLDQDRNITDEKRIVEALPSIRKVIDNGGRLILMSHLGRPKGKVNPAFSLSPAAKRLSELLDCPVTMAGDCIGTEVMQQVLALQDGEVLMLENLRFHAEEEANDPDFARELASLGEIYVNDAFGTAHRAHASTEGITHYVQTAVAGYLIEKELRYLGTALNDAQRPFVAILGGAKISGKIDVLESLFEKVDTVLVGGAMVFTFFKAQGLDVGNSLVEENKLELATALLEKAKEKGVRLLLPEDVVVAGEISADAPSRVEPVNAISAGMIGLDIGPATIETYSKEILAAKTVLWNGPMGVFEIDQFARGTFAVAQALAEATADGAITIIGGGDSAAAIAKAGLSDKVTHVSTGGGASLEFLEGKELPGIAALND
- the mltG gene encoding endolytic transglycosylase MltG is translated as MPPRKSPLRSTALRVISLAIVAVVVTLLFVPGINSMSPQKAPAKIAVHRGEGFRRIVEKLHEAGVVRFRWPLLAAGTLIPPLHKIKPGRYSISGSHSTIGLLWYLHSRPQDEVRLMIPNGVEQSRIARIIAANLDIDSTAFIAASRDPRLLASLGIKGESTEGYLFPGTYNFAWASTPKEVIAFLTGRFRAFYTDSLKQEAKRAGLDETRLLTLASIVEAETPLDEEKPVIASVYLNRLKKNMRLQADPTVQYAIPGESRPLYYKDLAIDSPYNTYRNAGLPPGPICNPGAASIRAVLNPAQTGYLYFVATGQGGHTFATTLAEHARNVQRYRAARKEQQKNASGSTP